From a region of the Leptospira kmetyi serovar Malaysia str. Bejo-Iso9 genome:
- the pabB gene encoding aminodeoxychorismate synthase component I, with amino-acid sequence MRIEELLFSGQPFMIFDEGFHPFGKIIFHNPIEVIEARDPDQLPTSLNRINDYLKRGYYLAGFISYEAGYFFSDMNWKKTETVLPLLHFGVYSEPQKLSEIQTETLQNYGFYISSMPNRESYFRSLNTIREKLFQGEIYQINHTDKISFDFEGNILSFYKILSERQPVSYGSWIRFDNSDILSFSPELFFEKKGKTLITKPMKGTYPRGKSEQEDEENARILIHSEKEKAENLMITDLMRNDLGTISKKGSVQVDALFSVEKYKTIFQMTSTIRSELADSVEWKDIFGKLFPGGSITGAPKLRAMQLIQKLENPRGIYTGAIGVIQPNQNAVFSIAIRTLEIANGKGNIGIGSGITWDSDPEKEWLEILEKAKFFTEAPRSFSVFETVLYKNNIFYFLKEHKERIESSARTFEFPFSTEEWDSSLKKAAASCSDISKSYRVKIALDSFGKFNFETQELASFQKEGSLEISRIGIDSSSEFRKHKTNLREVYDVEGKRSREKGHLEVLFLNEKKEIAEGSISNVFVKIGNSFFTPPLSSGVLPGVFRNRLLKRNGFSEKNLTLEELKKSDSIFICNSLRGILRIKKVLEPAPNELGI; translated from the coding sequence ATGAGAATTGAAGAGCTCCTATTCTCTGGCCAGCCTTTTATGATTTTTGACGAAGGATTCCATCCTTTCGGAAAGATTATCTTTCACAATCCGATAGAAGTTATCGAAGCTCGTGATCCCGATCAATTACCGACTTCTCTGAATCGAATAAACGATTATCTAAAACGAGGTTATTACTTAGCGGGTTTCATTTCGTATGAGGCAGGATATTTTTTTTCCGATATGAATTGGAAAAAAACTGAAACAGTTTTACCACTTTTGCATTTTGGGGTTTATTCCGAGCCGCAAAAACTTTCGGAAATTCAAACCGAAACTTTACAAAACTACGGCTTTTATATTTCTTCGATGCCGAATCGTGAAAGTTACTTTCGAAGTTTGAATACGATCCGAGAAAAACTTTTTCAAGGTGAAATCTATCAGATCAATCATACGGATAAAATCTCGTTCGATTTCGAAGGAAATATATTATCATTTTATAAAATACTTTCCGAAAGACAACCGGTTTCCTACGGATCTTGGATTCGATTCGACAACTCGGACATACTCTCGTTTTCTCCGGAACTTTTTTTCGAAAAGAAAGGAAAGACCCTAATCACAAAACCGATGAAAGGAACGTATCCGAGAGGCAAATCCGAACAAGAAGACGAAGAAAACGCGCGTATTCTGATCCATTCCGAAAAGGAAAAAGCGGAGAATTTGATGATTACGGATCTGATGCGGAACGACCTCGGAACGATCAGCAAGAAAGGAAGCGTTCAAGTGGACGCGTTGTTCTCCGTTGAAAAATACAAAACGATCTTTCAGATGACGAGTACGATCCGGTCGGAACTTGCGGATTCGGTGGAATGGAAGGATATTTTCGGAAAACTTTTTCCAGGCGGATCGATCACCGGAGCGCCGAAACTTCGGGCCATGCAATTGATTCAAAAATTGGAAAATCCGAGAGGAATTTACACCGGTGCGATCGGAGTCATTCAACCGAATCAAAACGCTGTGTTTTCGATAGCGATCCGAACCTTGGAAATCGCGAACGGAAAAGGAAACATCGGAATCGGTTCGGGTATCACTTGGGATTCCGATCCCGAAAAAGAATGGCTTGAAATTTTGGAAAAAGCGAAATTCTTCACCGAGGCTCCGCGCAGTTTTTCCGTTTTCGAAACCGTACTTTATAAAAACAATATATTCTATTTTTTGAAAGAACACAAAGAAAGAATCGAATCCTCCGCGAGAACGTTCGAATTTCCGTTTTCAACGGAAGAATGGGATTCTTCCCTGAAAAAGGCCGCGGCAAGTTGTTCCGATATTTCCAAATCGTATCGGGTTAAGATCGCCTTGGATTCTTTCGGCAAGTTCAATTTCGAAACGCAAGAACTCGCGAGCTTTCAAAAAGAAGGTTCTTTGGAAATTTCCCGCATTGGGATCGATTCCTCCTCTGAGTTTAGAAAACACAAAACGAATCTGAGGGAAGTTTATGACGTCGAAGGAAAACGTTCTCGGGAAAAAGGCCATCTGGAAGTTCTATTCTTAAATGAAAAAAAAGAAATCGCGGAAGGAAGCATCAGCAACGTTTTCGTAAAGATAGGAAATTCTTTTTTTACGCCTCCGCTTTCTTCCGGAGTTCTTCCCGGCGTTTTTAGAAACCGTCTGTTAAAACGAAATGGATTTTCGGAAAAAAATCTTACCTTGGAAGAATTGAAAAAATCGGATTCTATTTTTATCTGCAATTCTTTGCGGGGAATTTTACGAATCAAGAAAGTCCTCGAGCCGGCCCCGAACGAACTCGGAATCTAG
- a CDS encoding MASE1 domain-containing protein gives MSLRFKEIIRISGIIFISGSIYYILAQIGRNTAIYPGYASAIWPASGAALGLTLLFGNYSIIGVFVASFLANSGTDLLSAIWIDTGKNLYLSFLIAFFSALQCYIGKVVLSYKIPGCKISDKTQFVFLFISLEAVVCLISSTGSVAGMYLLGEIEFSSIRQSWLTWWVGDALGIYIGAPFILFWFRGVYKTPNWKEFLESTILLLLIVFFSLASFDLVTPIVSFSYPLGYILIPLILWAAFRLGERASSLAVVLASIIAILGTVSGSPQFYAESMNASYILLQFFIAVLSITSLLVASMVNERKEAENQLRISHQSLEEKVKERTHELLRSNEILREEIQEKNEARAALEKSQTRYMGLFEHLPVAIIEADYSKLKQVLDSLPPDLQGDAFSEYVETHPDFVQLCYDSIQVIGVNQETVNFLRVESLDAVFKNWKRFFSQDNFKVFRRVLRKIREESYFYEVEVGFRIQDNTRLDIKIRWSVPPGFESSLSSVIVTLLDFTEIKSAERKLQLSLEEKEVMLKEIHHRVKNNLQVISSLLSMQSDYVQDKQSLSVFMESQNRLRTMSMIHEELYQSENLGKIQYSIYIEKLLNQLFQVYGKSNSVTLTTALESLDLTINRAIPIGLIINELVSNSLKYAFPEGEFSTTKPELKISLSKHDENLEMQIGDNGIGMPFGFDLEDSNSLGLKLVNILVRQLKGKIDFSSDSKKGTRFKILIPLSVDLI, from the coding sequence TTGTCTCTTCGTTTCAAAGAAATAATAAGGATATCGGGAATCATTTTTATTTCCGGTTCTATTTATTATATTCTCGCGCAGATCGGAAGAAACACCGCGATCTATCCGGGTTATGCTTCCGCGATTTGGCCCGCATCCGGCGCGGCTCTCGGACTTACTTTGCTTTTCGGAAACTACTCGATCATCGGAGTTTTCGTGGCTTCGTTTTTGGCGAATTCCGGAACGGATCTTTTGTCCGCGATTTGGATAGACACTGGAAAAAACTTATATCTTAGCTTTTTAATCGCGTTCTTCTCCGCGCTTCAGTGTTACATCGGAAAAGTCGTCCTTTCGTATAAGATTCCCGGATGTAAAATTTCGGACAAAACCCAATTCGTATTCCTATTTATTTCCTTGGAAGCGGTCGTTTGTTTGATCAGCTCCACGGGTTCCGTCGCGGGAATGTATCTTCTCGGAGAAATCGAATTCTCCTCCATACGGCAGAGTTGGTTGACTTGGTGGGTCGGTGACGCGCTCGGAATTTATATCGGAGCTCCTTTTATTCTTTTTTGGTTTCGAGGAGTTTATAAAACTCCGAATTGGAAAGAATTTTTAGAATCCACGATCTTGCTTCTTTTGATCGTATTCTTTTCTCTTGCGTCCTTCGATTTGGTAACGCCGATCGTTTCCTTCAGTTATCCTTTGGGTTATATTCTGATTCCGTTGATTCTTTGGGCCGCGTTTCGATTGGGCGAACGGGCCAGTAGTTTGGCGGTGGTTCTTGCTTCGATCATCGCGATTTTAGGAACGGTTTCTGGTTCTCCGCAGTTTTACGCGGAATCGATGAACGCGTCCTACATTCTTCTTCAATTCTTTATCGCCGTGTTGTCGATCACAAGTCTGCTCGTTGCAAGTATGGTCAACGAAAGAAAGGAAGCCGAGAATCAACTTCGAATTTCACACCAGAGTTTGGAGGAAAAGGTAAAGGAAAGAACGCACGAGCTTCTTCGTTCCAACGAAATTCTCCGCGAGGAAATTCAGGAAAAAAACGAAGCAAGGGCCGCTTTGGAAAAAAGCCAAACCCGTTATATGGGTTTGTTCGAACATCTTCCCGTTGCGATCATAGAAGCCGATTATTCCAAACTGAAACAAGTGCTGGATAGTCTTCCGCCCGATCTTCAAGGCGATGCGTTTTCCGAATACGTGGAAACGCATCCCGATTTCGTTCAGCTTTGTTACGATTCGATCCAAGTCATCGGAGTCAACCAGGAGACCGTCAACTTCTTAAGAGTGGAATCTCTGGACGCGGTTTTTAAAAACTGGAAACGTTTCTTCAGTCAGGATAACTTTAAGGTTTTCAGAAGGGTTTTAAGAAAGATCCGGGAAGAATCTTATTTCTACGAAGTCGAAGTTGGTTTTAGAATTCAAGACAACACTCGACTCGATATCAAGATTCGATGGTCCGTTCCGCCCGGATTCGAATCTTCACTTTCCAGCGTGATCGTTACCTTGCTCGATTTCACCGAGATCAAATCCGCGGAAAGAAAATTACAGCTTTCCTTGGAAGAAAAGGAAGTGATGTTGAAGGAAATTCATCACAGGGTAAAGAATAATCTTCAGGTGATTTCTTCTCTTTTGTCGATGCAATCCGATTACGTTCAGGATAAACAAAGCCTTTCCGTTTTTATGGAAAGTCAGAATCGATTGAGAACGATGTCGATGATCCACGAGGAACTGTATCAATCCGAAAACTTGGGTAAGATTCAGTATTCCATTTATATCGAAAAACTTTTGAATCAACTCTTTCAAGTCTACGGTAAATCGAATTCTGTGACATTGACCACCGCTTTGGAATCTTTGGATCTAACGATCAATCGCGCGATCCCGATCGGATTGATCATCAACGAACTAGTTTCCAATTCTTTAAAATACGCTTTTCCCGAGGGAGAATTTTCGACAACAAAACCGGAGTTGAAAATCTCACTTTCCAAACACGATGAAAATTTGGAAATGCAGATCGGAGATAACGGAATCGGAATGCCTTTCGGTTTTGATTTGGAAGATTCCAACTCGCTCGGTTTAAAACTCGTGAATATTCTCGTAAGACAACTCAAAGGAAAAATAGATTTTTCCTCCGATTCCAAGAAAGGAACACGGTTTAAGATTTTGATTCCTCTTTCCGTGGATCTGATCTAA